The following coding sequences are from one Triticum aestivum cultivar Chinese Spring chromosome 5A, IWGSC CS RefSeq v2.1, whole genome shotgun sequence window:
- the LOC123101753 gene encoding uncharacterized protein: MATRWTKARKRWSPDIAKNCYPMYHQQFEILDEAEVTWNPWTQDQLKMVFDARHFTPGMLTDSAFWLTRCNLLFLWLTNMGRGWSLYDWREENSEWVHKWENEALADIVRQLRPYDGSTDQAYKQWYCMNTRASLASQPATIPTHLTQEEQARRHVELHAAYYRDHLDTPDVNWGDENTQRGVNIGLRGASHDHGVNTGLRGASHDLGDTVTSLVTEFFGGDVIGPSFIPPESQPYAYNYASGSQQGFATPPPTQDSQTHEAELEYGRGLRVTRPPNRLSPSGRKERPGGRRKVG, translated from the exons ATGGCCACCAGGTGGACAAAGGCACGGAAACGTTGGTCTCCAGATATTGCGAAAAATTGTTACCCTATGTACCACCAGCAGTTTGAGATACTTGATGAGGCAGAAGTCACATGGAACCCGTGGACTCAGGACCAGCTAAAAATGGTCTTTGATGCTCGACACTTCACACCAGGCATGTTGACCGATAGTGCATTCTGGCTGACTCGCTGCAACTTATTGTTCCTGTG GCTAACCAATATGGGCAGGGGTTGGAGTTTATACGATTGGAGGGAAGAGAACAGTGAATGGGTACACAAGTGGGAAAATGAAGCGCTAGCAGATATAGTGCGTCAACTTAG ACCGTACGATGGAAGTACAGATCAAGCGTACAAGCAGTGGTACTGCATGAACACACGTGCTAGCCTGGCCAGTCAGCCAGCTACTATACCAACACATCTCACACAAGAGGAGCAGGCGCGGAGACATGTTGAGCTGCATGCAGCTTACTATCGTGACCACCTG GACACACCTGATGTTAATTGGGGCGATGAGAACACCCAACGCGGCGTCAACATAGGCCTCCGGGGAGCATCACATGATCATGGCGTCAACACAGGCCTCCGGGGAGCATCACATGATCTTGGTGACACGGTTACATCATTAGTTACAGAGTTCTTCGGAGGGGatgttattggcccatcttttATCCCCCCGGAGTCACAACCATACGCCTACAATTACGCTTCAGGTTCGCAACAAGGATTCGCGACTCCACCACCTACGCAGGACTCGCAGACACATGAAGCCGAATTGGAGTACGGCCGCGGTCTTCGTGTGACCCGGCCACCTAATCGCTTGTCGCCTTCCGGTCGTAAGGAAAGGCCAGGTGGTCGTCGTAAAGTAGGGTGA